The following is a genomic window from Pyricularia oryzae 70-15 chromosome 5, whole genome shotgun sequence.
GACAGATCTAGCAGCCGACAGAGCTCTGTAATATCTAGCCCTTCCTCCAAAAGATACGAAGAGGCAGGCTGTGCCCAAAGCCAATAAATTCAAAAAAGAGGCAAAGAAAGAGCCCGGGCTCACGGAGCCCGAGGCGTAACAAGCTTTTTCAACCCCGATTTCAGACCCACGATCGTATGCGGCGGGTGTCTCTTCCATCTCCCCAAGCCCCCAACTGATCATCAAGCTCTGGCCAATTTCACCTCCATTGCTTCTCCTCCCAAGAGTCCCATAGTCAAATACCTTCCAAACAAAACCAAATCTAGCCTGTACTTCTTAGGCATACCAAAATCAAAACTGCAAATGTCCTGTACTATACTCATCCGCGTGCTCTCATTGCTCGTGACCGTATGAAGAAAACAAATTAACAGAATGGGTGTAGGGGATGAAGGATAAGCATTGCCTGTGTTGCAAATGAGAATGACGAAAGAGAAGCGGCGAATTATTCAGAGAAGACCGGCAGGTTTCAAAACATGAAAAAGCGAACAGAGACATCATCTTGACGATATTGGTGGGAAAGAAGGGAGTCGTAGTTCTCCTCAGTGCACCTTGATTCCAGCCATCAACCATGATGACTTGCGCCTTCGTCAAAGAATGGTGTAGAGATAGAGCGAGTGTTCATCCCACCGAGGATTGGTCGTAACAACAAATAAGAAAACACCGGAGTCCGAGAATCGTCGACATACTatgaaaaggaaaagaaagaagtgATGAAATGTCAAATTCTTATGTTCTCAAAAGAAAACTGAAAAGTACTTGAAAGGCTCAATAGGTTGCCCAATCTCTGCACATTGTATCGCTAGGATGACAAGGAAATCAAACCGCAAGCCCCCGGACTCCTCGCCAAATCACCACAGCCAGGAGGGCCAGAAACTgtcgcaagaaaaaaagaagaaaaaatgcAGCCTGGCATATCTGAACACTTTCGAATCATAAATCGTGTCATTaacaacaaaaagagaaGGCTCTGGGTATAAAACTGGGAGTTATGCATATACGGCGGAAGGGTAAGGAGTTTTGAGGTATGTTCATTCATCATCCATCGTCCTcggcatcctcctcctcttcaaCATCGGGACTTTCTGTATCCACTTTGGCCTTCTTGTTGGCCGTATCCGGGACCGACATGGACTTGCGCTTGTTATTGGCCTTTGCTGGCGGCGACGACTCGACATCATGCTTGATCTCTGATTCAGCGCCACCCAGTCCCTTCTGTTTCTCGATCTCAAGGACCTCGTCGGCAGTGAGGAAACGTCCACCAGGACCGCGAGGCCTCCGCATGGCGTGATTGTGTCGAGACTCGTGCAAATAAGGTTTCCGTCCCTTTGAGGTCAAGCGAAGTTGTTCTTCAAGCTTTTGTCTTGCTACACGGCGCTTGAGGATGCGATGGAACTGCTTGGCATTCACATATAGTGGGGACTCTTCAACTGCACCGGCAGCAATCTCGGGTGATTGAGGCGGGCCCATCTGTTGTGCCGGCATGGTCGGCGCCGCAACACCGGGGCGGGCACCGGTGTGGTTCATCATGGCCTGGGCATTAGGTAGTCCTGGACTCGTGACCTGGCTCATGCGACGTTGTGCGTCCATCTGTTGAGGAGAGCGAGGGTTGCCTCTAGCTTCCTTCTTTGAGCCCATACGCGGTGAGGTTTGCTGCAGGCTTGGGTCCGACGGTAAGCTGTAGGGGTAATTTGAACCTGAAGCGGCAGCTGTGGCCGCCAGTGCGGCGGCCTGGATCCCCGGCATCCCATAGTGCAAGCTTTGCTGGGGCACTCCGTACGGTGGTTGATACATGTGGGTTTGGTTGGCGTTTGCGGCTTGCTGATTCTGTTGCGGGATTATGGGCGAGGTCTGGACATGTTGAGACGTTGGCGACGTGATGTTATTGGACGCCGTTGAGCTCTGGAAATTCGAGTGCGCATTTTGCGGCGGCTGCTGGTACTGCGCGTACTCCATCATTCTGGATGATTGATGGCAAAAGACGCGCCTAAGTCGATGTCGTTTAGTCGGTCAAGCTCGTGCTCTTGTTGTTCTTCGCTTGAAAGCGAGGAATGGCTGGTTTGGTCAAGCGCAGGTGGAGTGTAAAAGTCTGGATGCAAGCGCAAGAATCATACGGCGATTGGCGACTCTAGATCAAAAGAGCACATGTGTAAAGCTCAGTTGCAAAGTCACACCAAAACGTCGGTGCCGGGTTGGGCACGCGTAGATCAGGGCTGGCGTCACTTGGGTATCCGTGGACTTGGTTGGATGTGCACACCCAATCTATTGGTTATGCGTGGATGCGCTGGCAAGGTGTCTAGGAGGGAGGTGAGGGTCAATTGGCTGCAACGCGACATATGTGAGCTGATGTAGTTGGGCCGTGGGGCAACCTGATTGCAGGTGTGGCTAAGCTCTTGGGCTTCAAAGGGGGCAGACAGGCAGATAGATAGGCGACATACCAGCGCGAGGCCACGTGAGTAAGGATGATGACTGTGACGCGAGGAGCAAGGTGAGGcttgcaaggcagcccagTTTTTCAGATGCGCAGCGGAACAGAGCTGACTTGCTCTTTGGCCAAACGGCGTAGtgggttttttttacttGTTCCCCAGAAAATCAGTCGGCCAACCGTTTAATCTTTGAGCTCTGGGCTTTTTAAGATCTATCCAACCAGGTTGGTTAGCCCTGCAGGGACGCGATATATAAGTGGTGGGCGAGGCAGCttggacaagaaaaagaagggtgGGATCTGGGAATGGTCGGGGGTAGGTCGGTGGGCGACTGATTTTGGCGCCTCGGAACTCAGCCCTCCCACCACCGACTTTGATGCGTTGGCATGCATGACGACGGAACATGCAGGATCCAGGCAAGGGCCACCCCCTGTCGCCGAACCCCCAGCTCATCCGCACTTCCACTTTGAAAGAGCAAAGACGAACTGTCTGCCCGACTGCTTCACCAGGCAGCTTTGTGTCGGCGAAGAATGTCCTCAAAGGATAAAGAAAATGCTAGAAATGGGAAACGTGGGGAAATATAGACGGCAAGGTCGGCGACCTGAGTGACTTCAATGTCGGGAAATATAAGCTAGTAAATGCACGGAGCCGAGGAGCTACAGTTGTCGCACCCAGTACTGAGCAGCTGTCGACACCGCATTTCCCTTTCAAAGGCCTGATACCACATGAATGACGTGCAcagcaagggaaaaaaagaataaaacacAGGCTGACGACAGGGTTGTGAAAATCTTGGATTTCACGCAATTAACTCCCACCGCTACTTAGCTgggccagaaaaaaaaacgccattTCCAACGGAAAGAGCACAGataaaagaaagagagaaaaaagaaatcaacgATTGAAGGCCTTTTGGCTGTGCAGATCCAGGGTCGGCCACGGCCGTTCAACTCCGTTTGAGGGGTGGACTGGTTGCATTGCGATTGCTGAAGCAATCGAAGGGTTGCTTAACCAAAAGAGCCTGCCGTTTTGCGCAGCAGGCTCTGGATTACAAGCGGGGGCGGAGGTGTGGGGCACGGAAGCGCTGAGGAGGTGGGTGTACATGTAACATCGCTGTACCGTACTGAGGAGTGATGGAGGCATGTAAAAAGCAATGACTTGTACCTAAACAAGTACTTACTGTTGATTTGATTATGAGACAGTCGGTATCGGGATGAGATCGAAAGGCGATCAAGGGCGACTTCTATGTCTCAGTAAATAAATCTGCTGAGACAATATGCGAATTGTGAAAACTACCAAAGACATCTGTACGCGGTACGGCACTGGAAGGGGTAAGGTATATAATCGAGTTGCGCATGCAACCATTGAAAACTTGCTGATCCGCTGGCCATGCAGGCGACAGTCGAGCTTCTCAATTGGGCAATTTGGGGAAGTTATGAAAGGTAGGGCAGCGGTTTTAAACGTATATCGAAGAAAAGGTTCTTTTTGTCGGTGGAGAGAAGAATGCATGCAGGCGTCTGGTAGACATGGTCAGGGAGGGAGGGGAGGCGGAATTGATGGAGGGACACAGGCAGGTACTTAGACTGCCAGTCCCAACCATACCAAGGCCAAATCTGCTTAGCAGCCGTAGAATGACGAATACACAAGCACAGGTGTTGCGAATAGCATCAACTTCATCTCCCGATGCCACATTGAACTAATTGTGCTCCGCAGACAGGAGGAATCACCTGACCGGGATCAGAGCCAATTGCAAGACTCAAGAGGCAAATGACAATGGTGATAGGCCTCCAGAGCGTTGTGTGTTTTGGACAAATCGAGACGAGGtctgaaaaaagggttgctGAGAACGAGTGCTGATTTGCCAGTAATTCTCCATGGCCTCTCCGCTTGGAGCGAGTAGCGATACGCCGTGGTGGGTTGGggtctgttttttttctgggctCGGCAGGACATGGACCTCTGATGTGTCTTGTCCATGTGGAGAGTAAACGCACTTAATCGAGACGAGACAGCCAACGAAACCGCTGACATACCTCTATTAGGGTGAATGCTGGTGATGCGATTGATAGACACGTTGTGCAACAACCATGACCGAGTATGCAAACAAGACCCAAATTgagggaaacaaaaagaggGCGGGGTGACAGAGACGGATGCGAAGCGGGCTGTGTCAAACTTCAAACGTGAAACTTTTTGTGCAGTGCATACAAGCAAAGCAAATGTAGGAAAGGCAAAAGCACGGAAGGaacaaccaaaaaaacaaaacgggAGCTCGATCCCATTAACTTGTCCCTGCATTAGGTACTTGGGTCTGGTGTTGCTCTCGAAGACATCGCACCATGAACACAAACAAACGCGCAGGATAAACTAAACTTGACGAAATCGACTTTTGACTCACGTGTACCAAGTTACAGAGATTGACGTCCAATCAATTGTTATGCGACaggcgcaaaaaaaagactacTCCTCGGCCCTATGTCGCAAAGGGACGTGAAAATGTTTTGAGGACGAGCGCGCGTCGGGTTCAGCCGTTTGCGCGACAACGGTATGGCAGTTTTGGCAGGTTGAAATTGAGCCCCGCGAGCAAGCTAAAAGAGCTTTGGTTGGGCAAACAAGAATAAAGACGTGGAAATAGAATTTAGaaaaaggggggaaaaagaGACCAATCAATGGACGACTagaactctttttttttttttttcgttcgcGTCGAATGAAATTTTTCGATGAGTCGGGGGCCAGTCTGCCCGTTGATTTGATGGATTTTTGCGCGAGGATGGAGACCGAGGCGTTTGGGTGATTGATTGGTCGTGCGAGAAGGAGAGACGAGGAGCGCGAAAGGTGATTTGAGGAAGCGGACACACAGGCCTTTTACTGAGCGTTAGTGGCTGAATCAGCCAAGCTCCAGAAGTGGGGCCGTCGCCCCGTTCaatattttctttctttttcccacTGGACCTTTGAAATCCAAGTTCCAGCCTTACCAACCCAGCCGCCCAGTTCTTCCGCGATGTGTCCGAACGGTCGACTGTCAGGTTCGATTCGAGTGTCGTGATGGATGGGGTGGCTGGTACGTGACGTGACAAGGATCCCGCTGGGTCGGTCTGCACGCAGTCATATACATAGTACAGTAGAGCCCTGGCGCCCGAGATGGCGTGGCTTGACTGATCGTTATTCGCTCCTCACGGTACTTGTTCTTCAAGAGCGGAACCAGAGATGATCGACAGATCGGGAACTTGGATATTATTTCAATGATAAATGCCTTTGATGTGTCTTTGGTCGATCAAGGCGAGGTTTGAGCCAGCCATGAACCGTGCTGTGATCCTTCCTTTTCCAATATTGTCACATCACGCACACTCACACTCACACTCACACACAAATATACACACACCTCGCCTACCTACACTCACACGAACATTTGCCAGAGGGTAGCATGCACTAAAGCACCTATCTCACTCTTCCGAGGCAATAATCGGAATTCTATCGCGCAGGCCAGGGTGCTAACCCAGAGTACGGTGACGAGCTAAAATTAGACGATAATCAGCATATCTGACCGTTGTAGTCGCACAATTCTGTCCCGCGTTGGTCTTGTTTTCGGCACATTCATAATTCTAATTTACTGTCAATTTTTGGGCCGCAATCAAATCGTCAGAAGCCGATCCCATTATCATCAGCGCGAAGCTGCCGTGGCTACTCCCGCTTCGTGACGCTGACCCGCGGCCATGATACCCCGAAGAGGAAACACGACCGAAGCACTAGAATATCGCAAGAATTGCCACGGCACGCAGGACTTGTCGCAGGTTAAGTGTCCCCTCCCCCTCCCTTCCTAAACCTTCCTTTTGCTCCGACTGTCAGCGTCGGCCCAGATCAAGCCCCGAATTAAAAAAAGCAATTAATGACAAAAGGAAACCGATCAAATAAAATaaagataaaataaaataaatattgaAAAAGCAACATAAAGATGTGACCCGTTCTCGCTGCAGAAATACGGAGGGAGCAATGTAATTACTTGATTGCTACGTCAAGCACTAAATATACATACGAACTCGGTACGGAGTAGTATTAGGTGACCGCCTTTTGTTTACCGTTTGCAAGATCCCTGCGCgcctgagaaaaaaaaaaaaaaaaaaaaaggtgcctGAGGTGGGCGCCCTTACAGCAGTAAAAAGTCGGTGAGGCCGGCTTTGCACTCCCTTTAGCGAAGATGTATTTTTTTGAAAAGGAGCAGGCATCGAGCAAAAGATACAGAACCGAGCACAAAAAAGCCGTTCCCTCTATTATTATGTGTACGTTGGTAAGCACCTTTACTCCGTACCATGTAACCGACGCCAAAGCAAAATAATACGAGGCATATGGGCGGCAAACACACTTGCTCACAATCAGTCTACCACTCGCGTACAGTAGCGGAGGTTGGCCCCTCCGAATGGGGCCAATAAGGTCTCCACTTGCCTGAGATCACTGGATGTAGAGCGAGGGATTTCTGGGATAAGCAAGCCAGCGAAGCTGTCGGATCCATGCGCCACAGCCACAGCTGTGCAAGCGACCAAGGTGGCCATGGATGATGTCAGTTAGTCGCAACTGACGGAGTAATGGAGGCTAAGAGTCCCAGTCCTTGCAAAGCTTGCACGTGCCCAACCGGTTTgcggaagaaaaaaatccctCTTTGCCCTCCACCCACTTCGCCTCTCCAAGCCTCATTTAACGCCAAAACTCATTTGTACCGGTATGTATGTACGGGATACAATGGGGGCAGGCAAGCATGTAGGAAGGGATGTCTGACCCGTTTCGAAATTGATGGAATTCTCCGGTCAGGCTTGAGATTGGACAATGCAACCTCCGAGCAAATATGCTCGTCGATCTTGGTCCCAAAACCCCAAGCTCCAGAAGCTAGTGTACCTACTTCGTACATCACAGGGCGAATGGAACGCTCTGCCAATTTTATTCGTCGGCGGCAAACGCAACAACATCACAGGAGTCTCGACCACCCTTCGAGACGTCAACTGTGGTTACCCGAAATTGTCGTCCCCTTGCCGTGAAATGGGCTTACCATAGTACTGGTGTGAAATGATATCTGACAGGGGGTTGTTTCCCTCCTCTTGTCGAACGTCATTTTAACCGTTCAGCTCTCAGTCACGTGGCGCCGAGTGTGCTCGGCTAGACATGCCTGCCATATTTCTTCCTTGTACGTCATGTAGGTTTATGTCATGACTTGACCAGAATGTCTGCAAAAGTATAGTGATATTTTGTAATTGTAGACTTCTCAGTATACGAGCATGGCTGAACTGGGTAACTGACAAGTCTAGAAGTATAAACAGTATATATTCCAAATACCTTGTTTATCAAGCACAGTAACGGGGGGGTATGTTAGGGATGTCGACTATCTATACGTATCTTTGGACAACATAATATATGTCGTCTTAGAAGATCAGAGAGCAGCCGGGCTACTATGGGCCTGGATATGCTTGCTCATCATTTCTTTTGAGATGAATATCGAGTCATTGAACAGCTTTTTAACATCATTTTGTATGTAGACCTTCACATGCGTCCATCACAATATTTAAATTTCTGAAGACTACCTAGGTTTTTATAACATAACGTTGGGCTTGTTGCCCACGGAGATGTGATTAGATCATGCTCCCATACGACAGCTGGGCTGTCAGTGCATCTCAGCTCTGTTgataatttctttttttctcttcccgGCAGGTCCGGGAAAGTTTTGCCAATGTTAAATCGCCGCTCGATGCGACTCTCTCATAAGAAAATAGCATTCATTCCAATGTGAACCTAGAGCAACAGTGGTGCGGGTCTGAATCAGCCATGTGGTTCTCGATGAGTTTAGCACGTTCACATTGTCAAATACGTGGCATATTCCCAGATGAGCTACTCTCATCTTCAGGCAGCCTCTACCGCAAATTCTGCCGACGACCGACCATGCCTGAATCGTGGTTCCTGCATCGTCTCTTCCATAGATCAGGTCGGTGCTCCTTCCTTGTTGCAGACAGGAACTGGGGTGATGAAGTCGACAGGTTCGTCTTGACTCGAGCCTCCCAGTCAGCATGAATTCTCTGTAGGCGGACAGAACTAGACTGGCCATCAAGCTACCGAGCTATCCGAGAGTCTAGCAATACTACAAGATATTCGCCGGACCGCCCTCGGGGTGTGAATAGGGTTGACATGATCTACAGCATGAAACACCTCAGCGCTTTTACACCAGCAGTCCCTTGTGGGATAGCTTTTTCAGGCAGACTTTTTGCTGCATTCAGGATGACCCTGAAGCCTGTGATACTCCAGTCGATACCATGAGCTTACGTGTCATATGTTTATCAGCTAAACGTTGTTGAAAACCAGCACATCATGGTAACTATACTGGAATGGAGGCCACACACAGAGTCGAACTTCAATGGTCGTCTTCACTGACAGATCAGGCCCTGAGCATGGCAGGGCAATAAACAAGTCCATTGTTTATGTACCAAAGACCAATATCACCGCCGTTCTCTCGAGTCTTGTATCGTTTTGGGGGCAGTTATAACCCCTTTTTTCTAGGCAGAACCCTAGCCAAATGCTACAAGGAAGTATGGATAAAACGATAAAACTCAACCTGGAGCGATTGCCCGATATAACATCAAATCACGCCAAGGGGCATGTGATTTCGGATAGCTTCAGTGAAGTCTTGTGGAGTCAAGCGAGAGAAGCGGCCGGACTTGATGTGGCCCATCGGCAAACCTCATCGAGTCTAGCAAATTTGGGGGTGTGAGGGGGAGCTTTATGTCCGCAGAGAAGGATCATGCCATAGCTACCAGAATTTTGCTACTATGTGAGCAGGTACTGCGAGGCCTCCAAGCTACTGGGCATGGCGTACGATGCCTGTCACTTCTGTAGGGAGTAGCAGGGCTTTGGGACGAAGCCTGACCAGGTGAAGGCACTCAGGATGGAATCCATGAGCAGATCTAATAGTGAGGAATACCACGGCTATCTTGTGAGAAGCGTCGGATTCTGGAGCATACATGTGATGTGATTTACAAAGTCACCGGGTAGTAAGGAAGTTGCGAAGTGCTAGCGGAAATCCTCTTGTACAGCACAAATAGTATCCAACAGGCGTAGACGAGATGTACAACCCCGGTGGAAGTACCACTGACACTTGACAGCCAGCTTTACAGGCACGCGCCAGGCAAGAGCCAAAGTAAGCTCCTAGGTACGTGTGTAAGTTGCCCCTCACATCCTCAAAGAATCACCACTGCCCTGGGCAAGGGCTAGAGTGGCGACGGAGCGAAGGCGCACACCGCAATGTCAATATATCCACATGCTGACCAACTAGGAGATGAAGGATTTCAGCTCCCGCGAGAAGGATGGCGCTTAATAAACTACGGATAATAAAACAAAGAGCTTATACCGAAATGAGAGTTTCCAAATCCCCGGAACATGATGCTGATTGGTGCCAGTACCGCTATACGGCTATAGGTGCCACGTAGCAAGGATATCGGGAAGATAGAACCGGTGATAACTATTGAGCTATGCGGATGTTTACTGCTCCATGCAACTTGGGCCAAGCATCCACCATCAATTTTCGGCGGCTAACGTCCTTGACGTTACAAATTTAAGCCACATCGACTTGAACCTGAAGGGGAGGAAAGGAGAGGAAAGGGCAAGAGCGCCTCGAGCTCCAGAGCGCAGGCAGGCTTGGTGATTCCCGGCGTGGGACCTGATGTTAGGCTTGAGGCCACGGGAAGATAACTTTGACGGAAACAttctggctctcggcgcGTCGCCGTCTGGGAAACCCGCCCGTGTCGGCCAGGACTGGCAAGTGAATGTCTACAGCAAATGCAATCAAACCCCACGGGCATATGTAGCGCCGCATACCCGCCAGCCAGCCTAGGATCTACGACAAGGAAAGATGCGAAACAGCCATGGGCGAAAGAGGATAGGACGCTAAGCACCAGATTATGGAACCTGATACCCGTCGACAGCCGCGGACCGCCATGGGTTtctctcctaagcgcggctctttttttttaaggaGAGAAGCAGGCCTCAACTCGCCCAGAGGCGTTTGTTTACCTGTCGGATGGCCAGTGAGAAGCCAGGGTTGAAGGCGGTAAATGAAGCGAAATCTTCTTCAAGACGGAGCTCCTGCTGATACCCGCGCGCTCGAACTGCAAAAGCAGTCGAGAGATCGCGGTCTCGACCTTGACCTAGCGCTTGCGCTATTCCGCATGCAGCCGACGCCTGTGGAACAACTGGCGCGACGGCGAGAAGGGTTGGACAGCGACGGCAGAGGAGGATGCGGGTACGGGTTGCTCCTGGCGCCTCGTGGTTCCAGCTAATGAATGGAGTCGGCGCCTATATCGAAATCTGCTAGGGCAAGCGGCCAAATTTGGAGGCCGGAAGGGCATGGCGTCCGTGGTTTTCAGGTGCCGCGCAGTTCTAATATCAGATATGTTGGTGATGAGAAACGCTATATATTAAAGTCATCTCAGCTGCACTCTGTGACGTTCAGAAGCTTGTCAAATAACCATATTCCCGAATCGGAGCAATCTCCTCTTTTCCATCATATCACTTTCGTGCCCTACCTTGTCTGTGCCATCTTCTATTCTCAACTCTTCTGGCCAAGAGGACTCGTTTCTAttctcatttttttttgctgcaaGCGCCAACAACCTAGTATTCCGGGCCGCACCCGCTCGTTACCCGCCAAGAAAAAGCTGGAACAAAAAGAGAACGATAGAAGAGCAACACTCAATCTCTTCAAATTTTGAGGTTGGTACGTATAGCTGCTCAGATTGGCCAGCACGAGAGCGCGGTGAATTGACCACTCGCACTGAATTCTAGGCTCGATACAAGCTACCGTCAAGCCAACTCTTTGCACAAAAACGGAGACAAGATCAGCAAGCAGGCGAACCCAGGCAGCTGAGTGGCTGATTGAATCGACACGAGTCCTGCTGTCAAGGGCGACAAGCTGGTCGAACTGCCTGTAAGATTTTTGCAGATTGGATTGCCACGTTCACAGTGGAGGTAGGTCGGCGTCTGTCCCCGCACCGGGTAGGGCCTAGCAGCTGCCGCTCAGCCCAAGGCCAATCAGAGACCCCTGTACTAAGAATAGAGCTCCCCCCATGGTTTTTTAGCGCTGCGGTGTCCATCTCAAGCGACCCCCTATAACCAATCACAACGCTTGTGCTTCCGCCGGGCAGGCACCGGTCCCACTCGACAACGTCTCTCTTGGGCTGTTCTCTCCATCAAACGGGCAGGCGCCATCTCGCGATTCCGGGCAAAGTCCAGTTCCTCGTCACGAAATTTGAATCCTCTCGTAGGTTTGGGACCACCGAGCAAATTTTCGTCCTGCACCCATCAGCCAGGACTAGAACCTCAGTCTGACTGTCACCCTCGAAAAAGTTTCTGGCGGGTGATCAAGGGAAGCAACCTCGGAGAGATCCTTCAGTTGTGACGCTGTGACCCAGTATTTGCTCCAGTCGAATCAGAAGCCTGGGATCACGACATCACGGCATCTGCCAGTCGCCCTTGGCTTCTTCAGGGCTAGCAAGCGGCTCCCACCAGTCGGATGCTCTacaggcctcgagaggctccaTACACTGCAAAACAGTTACCTTGTCATTCTACATAGGTACTCTTAACGGTGTACCATTTTTAGCTGGTAAGTCACAAACAGCAGCAAGAAGCCAGCTGCGCCTGCAAATGCGGGACTAATGCAGGCATACACACATATCCCTCGCACTACATGGACTGCGCCTCTAGATAGGCCGGTCAACGATTTTTTGTCGTATGCGGGCGGCCATGGGCTTACATGATACAGAAGGCAGAAATTTTCTTTTGCTAACATCTTTGCTGCAGTGTTGGTGGCGTCAAAACGAACGTCAGTCATCCGGTTGGCTCTTGTGCAGTCGGAAGCGTCCACGTCTGTTGTTTGTTTTTAATCTTGTtcgattttcttttccggTTTCGCGCGTCCTACGTGATCCCATCCCTCTGGCCGCGTCCTGCCAGCCTCTATTGATTTTCTCATCGGCCGGTTGGAGATTCAAGGGCCCCAAGCAAGCAAACGCGGGTCTCCCCCAATTGCTAGCAGCGGATTTAATCCATTTCGAGACGGCACTTTATTggcacaacaacaacaccacTACAACCCATCCAACCACAGCTCAGACCAAGCGCCGGCGCGCCCACCAACCAACCAGCTTTCCTCTGAAGAATAGGCAGCGCCCACCCCCGGCCCCTCCCTACCACTACCCTGTCGCGTTGTCCTCCCCTGCTACCTTTTGGTTTCTATCACCCTTGCCCCGGCACCCCCGGCCCATCAACTCGGATCACATCAAGGAGCTATCTCTTTTTGGTGCACAAGTTGGTtgtaagtacctacctacccacccGTACCTATCTACTGGTTTGGGTACCTTACTTACCCAGTCTTACTTCGTAGCAtctgcctcttttttttcccccttcatCTTTACCGCCCA
Proteins encoded in this region:
- a CDS encoding nuclear transcription factor Y subunit A-7; protein product: MMEYAQYQQPPQNAHSNFQSSTASNNITSPTSQHVQTSPIIPQQNQQAANANQTHMYQPPYGVPQQSLHYGMPGIQAAALAATAAASGSNYPYSLPSDPSLQQTSPRMGSKKEARGNPRSPQQMDAQRRMSQVTSPGLPNAQAMMNHTGARPGVAAPTMPAQQMGPPQSPEIAAGAVEESPLYVNAKQFHRILKRRVARQKLEEQLRLTSKGRKPYLHESRHNHAMRRPRGPGGRFLTADEVLEIEKQKGLGGAESEIKHDVESSPPAKANNKRKSMSVPDTANKKAKVDTESPDVEEEEDAEDDG